From Pseudomonas poae, the proteins below share one genomic window:
- the murG gene encoding undecaprenyldiphospho-muramoylpentapeptide beta-N-acetylglucosaminyltransferase: MGANVLIMAGGTGGHVFPALACAREFQNRGYTVHWLGTPRGIENELVPNAGLPLHLINVSGLRGKGKLSLLKAPFVLLKAVWQARKVIRELKPVCVLGFGGYVTGPGGVAARLAGVPVIVHEQNAVAGTANRLLVPLAARVCEAFPNTFSASGKRRTTGNPVRTELFMGIARQALAGRKAHLLILGGSLGAEPLNKLLPEALAQLPVQLRPEIFHQAGKNHDEITATRYREAGVEANVQPFIKDMAHAYGWADLVVCRAGALTVSELAAAGLPSLLVPLPHAIDDHQTRNAEYLAGEGAAFLLPQRTTGAADLAARLTEVLMQPERLNSMASTASRLAKPDATRTVVDICLEVAHG, translated from the coding sequence ATGGGCGCTAACGTGCTGATCATGGCGGGCGGCACCGGGGGCCACGTGTTCCCGGCCCTGGCCTGTGCGCGGGAATTCCAGAACCGTGGCTATACCGTGCACTGGCTGGGCACGCCGCGTGGGATCGAAAATGAATTGGTGCCGAATGCCGGCTTGCCGCTGCATTTGATCAACGTCAGCGGCCTGCGTGGCAAGGGCAAGCTGTCCCTGCTCAAGGCGCCGTTCGTGTTGCTTAAAGCGGTGTGGCAGGCGCGCAAGGTCATCCGTGAATTGAAGCCGGTGTGTGTGCTCGGTTTTGGCGGTTATGTGACCGGCCCCGGCGGCGTTGCCGCCAGGCTCGCCGGTGTGCCGGTGATCGTGCACGAGCAGAACGCCGTCGCCGGTACCGCCAACCGCCTGCTGGTGCCCTTGGCGGCGCGAGTGTGCGAGGCGTTCCCGAACACCTTCAGTGCCTCGGGCAAACGCCGCACTACCGGCAATCCGGTGCGCACCGAACTGTTTATGGGCATCGCACGTCAGGCCCTGGCCGGGCGCAAGGCACATCTGCTGATCCTGGGCGGAAGCCTGGGCGCCGAACCGCTGAATAAATTGCTGCCTGAAGCGCTGGCGCAACTGCCTGTGCAATTGCGCCCGGAGATCTTCCACCAGGCCGGCAAGAACCACGATGAAATCACCGCCACCCGCTATCGCGAGGCTGGTGTCGAGGCGAATGTACAGCCCTTCATCAAAGACATGGCCCATGCCTATGGCTGGGCCGACCTGGTGGTCTGTCGCGCTGGTGCGCTGACCGTCAGTGAACTGGCCGCCGCCGGTCTGCCGTCCTTGCTGGTGCCTTTGCCCCACGCCATCGACGATCACCAGACCCGCAACGCCGAATATTTGGCCGGGGAGGGCGCTGCCTTCCTGCTGCCGCAAAGAACGACTGGCGCCGCCGATTTGGCCGCACGCCTGACCGAGGTTTTGATGCAACCGGAACGACTCAACAGCATGGCGAGCACCGCAAGCCGCCTGGCCAAACCTGACGCAACCCGCACCGTGGTCGATATCTGCCTGGAGGTGGCCCATGGTTGA